One Flavobacterium sp. 90 DNA segment encodes these proteins:
- a CDS encoding PepSY domain-containing protein, with protein MTLSFWRYTHLALALFSSLFLLLASVTGIILAIDAVQEKTNPYKVENFNSITLGETLPVLKKSYSEITELSVDYNQFVTLQAIDQDGNDINAYINPKTGKALGKPIKKSEFIQWVTSLHRSLFLHETGRFFVGVISFLLILISISGFVLVLKRQKGIRNFFSKVIKEYFAQYYHVVLGRLALIPILIIALTGTYLSLERFNFFMGEKKEKAKTVAPAKKGESENIFNTTLLADVKKIEFPFTDDPEEYYIIELRDREIEVNQVTGAVITEKRSPKTVQFADFSLDLHTGRINGIWAVILAIACINILFFIYSGFAITLKRRSSRIKNKFSANESKYILLAGSENGSTLRFANAIQKQLIDRGEKAHIAQLNQYNVFPKAEHIIVFSSTHGLGDAPSNGNKFLSLLKKHTQQQKINFSVIGFGSKAYPDFCGFAVEIDQLLATQTWAERFLELQTVNDKSAEEFVEWIKLWSVKTEISLAITPSLYNHAPKGLSKLMVLDKTLVSEFEQTFLVTLRANMRTRFTSGDLLAIYPANDTRERLYSIGKHTGNIQLVVKLHPHGLGSEFLNNLEPGNTIKARIINNGAFHFPKKASKVALISNGTGIAPFLGMIEQNKKKIETHLYSGFRMETEMVLGYKKFTSEMIEKKQLNDFHLALSRESNQFYVMDLIKRDADFFTDLLQQNGVIMICGSLAMQKDVESILDNLCQAKKMKSISEYKENGQLLTDCY; from the coding sequence ATGACTCTTTCTTTTTGGCGTTACACACACTTAGCTTTGGCTTTGTTTTCTTCTTTATTTTTACTGCTGGCATCTGTAACCGGTATTATTTTGGCAATAGATGCTGTTCAGGAAAAAACAAATCCGTACAAAGTAGAAAATTTTAACTCCATAACTTTAGGCGAAACCCTGCCAGTCTTAAAAAAGTCATATTCTGAAATTACTGAGTTAAGCGTCGATTACAATCAATTTGTGACACTTCAGGCAATTGATCAGGACGGAAACGATATCAATGCTTATATCAATCCTAAAACAGGTAAAGCTTTAGGAAAACCCATAAAAAAAAGCGAATTCATACAATGGGTAACCAGTTTACACCGTTCGTTATTTCTGCATGAAACGGGGCGTTTCTTTGTTGGAGTAATTTCTTTTTTATTAATATTAATTTCGATTTCGGGTTTTGTTCTTGTACTTAAAAGACAAAAAGGAATTCGTAATTTCTTTTCGAAAGTAATAAAAGAATATTTTGCCCAATATTATCATGTTGTTTTAGGAAGATTAGCTTTAATTCCAATTCTGATTATTGCACTTACCGGAACTTATTTATCCCTTGAAAGATTTAATTTTTTCATGGGTGAAAAGAAAGAAAAAGCAAAAACTGTAGCGCCAGCCAAAAAAGGGGAATCAGAGAATATATTCAATACGACGCTTTTGGCAGATGTCAAAAAGATCGAATTCCCTTTTACAGACGATCCCGAAGAGTATTATATCATTGAATTAAGAGACAGAGAAATTGAAGTCAATCAAGTTACAGGTGCTGTAATTACAGAAAAACGTTCGCCAAAGACTGTTCAGTTTGCTGATTTTAGTCTTGATCTTCATACAGGAAGAATAAACGGAATCTGGGCTGTAATTCTTGCTATTGCCTGCATTAATATTCTCTTTTTTATCTATTCTGGTTTTGCAATTACTTTAAAAAGAAGGTCAAGCCGAATTAAAAATAAATTCAGTGCCAACGAAAGTAAATATATTTTATTAGCAGGTTCTGAAAACGGAAGTACATTACGTTTTGCAAATGCAATTCAGAAACAACTAATTGACCGTGGAGAAAAAGCTCACATTGCTCAATTGAATCAATATAATGTTTTTCCAAAGGCAGAACATATTATTGTATTTTCATCAACTCACGGATTAGGAGATGCGCCTTCTAATGGAAATAAATTTTTATCGCTTTTAAAGAAACATACTCAACAACAGAAAATCAATTTTTCAGTAATAGGTTTTGGTTCGAAAGCTTATCCGGATTTTTGTGGTTTTGCTGTTGAAATTGATCAACTTTTAGCAACTCAAACCTGGGCAGAGCGCTTTTTGGAATTACAAACCGTAAACGATAAATCGGCGGAAGAATTTGTCGAATGGATTAAACTTTGGAGCGTCAAAACCGAGATTTCATTAGCAATAACACCTTCTTTATACAATCACGCGCCAAAAGGTTTATCAAAACTAATGGTTTTAGACAAAACATTGGTTTCTGAATTCGAGCAAACCTTTCTGGTTACGTTACGCGCCAATATGAGAACCAGATTTACTTCTGGAGATTTGCTGGCAATTTATCCTGCAAACGATACCAGAGAACGTCTATATTCGATTGGAAAGCATACCGGAAACATTCAACTAGTCGTGAAATTACATCCACACGGATTAGGTTCCGAATTTCTAAATAATCTTGAACCGGGAAATACAATCAAAGCCAGAATAATCAATAACGGAGCTTTTCATTTTCCGAAAAAAGCCTCAAAAGTTGCCCTAATTTCTAACGGAACCGGTATTGCACCTTTTCTTGGAATGATTGAACAAAACAAGAAAAAGATAGAAACGCATTTATATTCCGGTTTCCGAATGGAGACTGAAATGGTTTTGGGATATAAAAAATTTACTTCTGAAATGATAGAAAAGAAACAGCTTAATGATTTTCATTTGGCATTATCACGCGAATCAAATCAGTTCTATGTAATGGATTTAATCAAACGTGATGCTGACTTTTTCACCGATTTATTACAGCAAAACGGAGTCATTATGATTTGTGGTTCTCTTGCCATGCAAAAAGATGTAGAATCTATTTTGGATAATTTGTGTCAAGCTAAAAAGATGAAATCTATTTCAGAATATAAAGAAAATGGTCAATTGCTGACTGATTGTTATTAA
- a CDS encoding DUF2271 domain-containing protein codes for MKIFKIALTASLICLISFQASAQSKYKCMLQMANYMGEGAYIVVSLINPSGEYEKTLYVMGDDKKWYKSLKEWNKFQTAKPSDISAKTGASVTGGDRSITTIEIDDSKINKGYKLRFESAVEDQKYHVNDVEIPLTTQGLADKTEGKGYIRYVRLNKI; via the coding sequence ATGAAAATATTCAAAATAGCCCTTACAGCTTCATTAATTTGCCTAATTTCATTTCAGGCATCGGCGCAAAGCAAATACAAATGTATGTTGCAAATGGCAAATTATATGGGAGAAGGCGCTTATATCGTAGTTTCTTTAATTAATCCAAGCGGAGAATACGAAAAAACGCTTTACGTAATGGGCGATGATAAAAAATGGTACAAATCATTGAAAGAATGGAACAAATTCCAAACTGCAAAACCATCTGATATCAGCGCAAAAACCGGAGCATCTGTAACTGGTGGAGATCGCAGCATTACAACAATAGAAATCGATGATTCTAAAATCAATAAAGGATATAAATTAAGATTCGAATCGGCTGTTGAAGATCAAAAATACCATGTAAACGACGTTGAAATCCCACTTACAACCCAAGGTCTTGCTGACAAAACAGAAGGAAAAGGTTATATCAGATACGTAAGATTAAACAAGATTTAA
- a CDS encoding ankyrin repeat domain-containing protein gives MKKNIFLSFAFAATLFVSAQQKNTLLEASFWKTAPDVTAVQAEIAKGNNPSEANANAFDVTTLAINNDAPLATIKFLLDQPGNPVNKMTHDNRIYLHWAAYRGNIDLAQYLITKGSDVNLEDSHATTPLAFAASNGQINPALYEVFFKAGINPKKKYADGATLLLMAIPADKDLVLTDFLVTKGLSLKDVDTNGSTAFDYAARTGNIVLLKKLLDKKVKYTDNALLIASQGNRRETTSLEAYKFLVEEVKIKATATNKSGENVLHFLATKPNQKEIIAYFLAKGVDVNKANNEGNTPFMLAAGARENGALEQLLATAKNINLKNTKGESALTIAVKSGTPEAVSALLAKGADVKVTDKDGNNLGVYLVQSFRPGAKQESFDAKVKLLQEKGLDLAAAQKDGSTLYHFAVAKNELSLIKKLADLKIDVNAKNKDGMTALHKAAMIAKDDAILKYLLSIGAKKDITTEFDESAYALAKENESLTKQNISIEFLK, from the coding sequence ATGAAAAAGAACATATTTCTTTCTTTCGCATTTGCGGCCACTTTATTTGTTAGTGCGCAGCAGAAAAATACTTTATTAGAAGCTTCTTTTTGGAAAACTGCACCGGATGTTACAGCAGTTCAAGCTGAAATTGCCAAAGGAAACAATCCTTCTGAAGCCAACGCAAATGCATTTGATGTTACAACTCTTGCCATTAATAATGATGCACCTTTGGCAACTATAAAATTTTTATTAGACCAACCTGGTAATCCGGTAAACAAAATGACGCATGACAATCGTATTTATTTACATTGGGCGGCATACAGAGGAAATATTGATTTGGCACAATACTTAATTACTAAAGGTTCTGATGTTAATCTTGAAGACAGTCATGCTACTACTCCGCTTGCTTTTGCTGCTTCTAATGGCCAGATTAATCCGGCACTTTACGAGGTTTTCTTTAAAGCTGGAATCAACCCGAAGAAAAAATATGCCGATGGCGCAACTCTTTTATTAATGGCTATTCCAGCTGATAAAGATCTTGTTTTAACAGATTTTCTTGTTACAAAAGGGTTGTCTCTTAAAGATGTTGATACTAACGGAAGCACTGCTTTTGATTATGCTGCAAGAACAGGAAATATTGTATTGTTAAAAAAACTATTAGACAAAAAAGTAAAATATACAGACAACGCACTTCTTATTGCGAGTCAGGGAAACCGTAGAGAAACAACTTCACTTGAAGCGTATAAATTCTTAGTTGAAGAAGTAAAAATAAAAGCTACAGCCACAAATAAATCAGGCGAAAACGTATTACATTTTCTGGCTACAAAACCAAATCAGAAAGAAATCATCGCTTACTTTCTGGCAAAAGGTGTTGATGTTAACAAAGCAAACAACGAAGGAAACACACCTTTTATGCTCGCTGCAGGAGCCAGAGAAAATGGTGCTTTGGAGCAATTATTAGCCACAGCCAAAAACATTAATCTGAAAAATACCAAAGGAGAATCGGCTTTGACAATTGCTGTGAAATCTGGAACTCCAGAAGCAGTTTCGGCACTTTTAGCTAAAGGCGCAGATGTTAAAGTAACCGATAAAGACGGAAACAATTTGGGCGTTTATTTAGTACAATCTTTCAGACCGGGAGCTAAACAAGAATCTTTTGACGCCAAAGTAAAATTACTTCAGGAAAAAGGATTAGATCTTGCAGCTGCTCAAAAAGACGGAAGCACATTATATCATTTTGCTGTTGCCAAAAACGAATTATCTTTGATAAAAAAATTAGCCGATTTAAAAATTGATGTTAATGCAAAAAACAAAGATGGTATGACAGCACTTCACAAAGCGGCAATGATTGCAAAAGACGATGCGATCTTAAAATACCTGCTTTCTATAGGAGCAAAAAAAGACATCACAACAGAATTTGACGAAAGTGCTTATGCTTTAGCAAAAGAAAACGAGTCATTGACAAAACAAAATATATCAATAGAATTTTTAAAATAG